The Nostoc sp. HK-01 genomic interval CGCATTCACGTTCATTGATTTGGTTGGTTCGTTGTTAGCGTTCATGGCTAATCAAGCACGGGAAGGCATCAATTCTCCTCTGGAATATAATTTTGACCTGGTTTCTCAAGGCATCCGCATTGCACGGCAAGCTACACCCTTGTTTCCGGTGAAGTTTGAAGAAGGACTGGAACGTCCTATAGACGAGTGGCGTGCCGAATTAAACATTGTGCCAGGACCGAAGGACTCTGGAGTTGGTATAGCCGTCCTTATCTGCGGGATGCGATCTCCCCCACTCTCGCAGCACAGGCTCATTAATCGACTGTTGAGGACATCATCTCCCGTTGATCAGGCTTTGAAGGGCATCCAACAGGAGATGATGCCCTTCAAGTTTGACGCAATTCTGATAAATCGATTGGAGACATAAATTGTATGATTGGCAATCAATTGGTACATTGCGCTGTGCTATCACCGGATGAACTGGAGCGCGCGCTCGCAAGACTAAATCATTGGAAGATTGTAGACGGTAAACTCTACCGCCACTTTGAATTCACCTCGTTTATCGCAGCATTTGGCTTTATGACTCGCGTTGCACTGATTGCAGAAACTCAAGGCCATCATCCAGAGTGGT includes:
- the dcoH1_2 gene encoding putative pterin-4-alpha-carbinolamine dehydratase, with amino-acid sequence MIGNQLVHCAVLSPDELERALARLNHWKIVDGKLYRHFEFTSFIAAFGFMTRVALIAETQGHHPEWFNVYNQVTVQLTTHDAGGITMNDVTLAQSIDMQL